The Plectropomus leopardus isolate mb unplaced genomic scaffold, YSFRI_Pleo_2.0 unplaced_scaffold48, whole genome shotgun sequence genome has a segment encoding these proteins:
- the LOC121939422 gene encoding uncharacterized protein LOC121939422 — MLDPFYKKNNQKPQTMPAEVLGNMTSASPLKPSISSSMQNSVMQSGNTGSPSSHDLMSNGSNHTPQGYAHNKHNKFASSTSTLQSESTLGQLNTMPKQGHTVRSNHSSNTDISSQPTDSNSEESNSSQQISPIIHLSALEDLDHGQWRIVQAHWEQLEEMEALFYKEGTLLCQQPEMAFGEYVHKLEDIMERKARCVHSMLAQLRPYLKPSYSNQPHNQEEDNHHPIT; from the exons ATGCTGGATCCTTTCTATAAGAAGAACAATCAGAAACCTCAAACTATGCCAGCTGAAGTCCTGGGCAACATGACCTCTGCATCCCCACTTAAACCCTCCATAAGTTCTTCTATGCAAAATTCTGTCATGCAGTCTGGGAACACTGGTTCACCCAGCTCACACGATCTAATGTCAAATGGTAGCAACCACACGCCACAAGGATATgcacacaataaacacaacaaatttgCATCTTCCACTTCAACACTACAGTCAGAAAGCACCTTAGGCCAATTGAACACAATGCCAAAGCAGGGTCACACAGTGCGTTCAAACCACTCCAGCAACACAGACATCTCGTCCCAACCTACAGACTCAAATAGTGAAGAGAGCAACAGCAGTCAGCAAATCAGCCCCATAATCCATCTGTCTGCACTGGAAGACCTGGATCATGGCCA GTGGCGTATTGTCCAGGCCCATTGGGAGCAGCTAGAAGAGatggaagctttattttatAAAGAGGGGACTCTTCTGTGTCAGCAACCTGAAATG gcATTTGGGGAGTATGTCCACAAACTGGAAGATATAATGGAGAGAAAGGCTCGGTGTGTTCACAGCATGCTAGCTCAGCTGCGGCCATATCTTAAGCCCAGTTACTCTAACCAGCCACACAACCAAGAAGAAGATAATCATCATCCAATTACTTGA